In Streptomyces sp. NBC_00306, a single genomic region encodes these proteins:
- a CDS encoding transcriptional regulator yields the protein MAARPLVARQPNERLQALIQEAGCSNAGLARRVNMVGTERGLDLRYDKTSVARWLRGQQPRGRAPGIIAEALGRKLGRTVTIDEIGMANGKNLASGVGLQFSPTVLGAIEQVCELWRSDVGRRDFLSGSAVAASALVEPSRDWLITGADTQVARTAGSRVGVSDVEAVRAMTAALTDLDHRFGSGHVRPVVVHYLNSVVSGLLSGSYRESVGRELFAAVARLTELAGYMAVDTGQPGLAQRYYIQALRLAQAAGDRAYGGYVLAASMSHLAAQLGNPREIAQLARAAQEGARGHVTPRAEAMFLAAEARGHALLGDAHTCRTVAGRAQAALERAEPRSGDDPAWIAHFDHAYLADELAHCYRDLGRPEAAAHHAADALDGHPESRARRRAIGLVLLATAQVQQREVEQACHTGTRAVELLGGLRSSRGAEYLDDLQQRLEPYADEPAVREFGARLELQAA from the coding sequence ATGGCAGCCAGGCCTCTCGTCGCACGACAGCCGAACGAACGCTTGCAGGCACTCATCCAGGAAGCCGGGTGCTCGAATGCGGGGCTGGCACGACGCGTCAACATGGTCGGCACGGAGCGCGGGTTGGACCTGCGCTACGACAAGACATCGGTGGCGCGCTGGCTGCGGGGCCAGCAGCCGCGCGGCCGGGCGCCCGGGATCATCGCCGAGGCGCTGGGGCGGAAACTGGGACGGACGGTCACGATCGACGAGATCGGCATGGCCAACGGCAAGAACCTGGCCTCGGGCGTCGGACTCCAGTTCTCGCCGACCGTGCTGGGCGCCATCGAGCAGGTCTGCGAGCTGTGGCGCAGCGACGTCGGTCGGCGCGACTTCCTGTCCGGTTCCGCCGTCGCGGCCTCCGCGCTCGTCGAACCGAGCCGTGACTGGCTGATCACCGGCGCGGACACCCAGGTGGCGCGCACCGCCGGCTCCCGGGTGGGCGTCTCGGACGTCGAGGCGGTACGGGCGATGACGGCCGCCCTCACCGACCTGGACCACCGGTTCGGCAGCGGCCATGTCCGTCCGGTCGTCGTGCACTACCTCAACTCCGTGGTGTCCGGGCTGCTGTCGGGGTCCTACCGCGAATCGGTCGGCCGCGAACTGTTCGCGGCCGTCGCGCGGTTGACCGAGCTCGCCGGGTACATGGCCGTCGACACCGGACAGCCCGGGCTCGCCCAGCGCTACTACATCCAGGCGCTGCGGCTCGCCCAGGCGGCCGGTGACCGCGCCTACGGCGGCTATGTGCTGGCCGCCTCCATGAGTCATCTCGCCGCCCAGCTGGGCAACCCCCGGGAGATCGCCCAGCTCGCCAGGGCCGCGCAGGAAGGCGCCCGGGGACACGTCACCCCGCGGGCCGAGGCGATGTTCCTCGCGGCCGAGGCACGCGGACACGCCCTCCTCGGGGACGCCCACACCTGTCGGACGGTGGCCGGCAGGGCGCAGGCGGCGCTGGAGCGCGCCGAACCGCGGTCCGGCGACGACCCGGCGTGGATCGCCCACTTCGACCACGCCTATCTCGCGGACGAACTGGCGCACTGCTACCGCGATCTGGGCCGGCCCGAGGCGGCCGCGCACCATGCCGCGGACGCGCTGGACGGCCATCCCGAGTCACGGGCGAGGCGACGGGCCATCGGGCTGGTCCTGCTTGCGACGGCGCAGGTCCAGCAGCGTGAGGTCGAACAGGCCTGCCACACGGGCACGCGCGCGGTGGAGCTGCTGGGCGGGCTGCGCTCCAGCAGGGGCGCGGAGTATCTGGACGATCTCCAGCAGCGTCTGGAGCCGTACGCGGACGAGCCGGCGGTCCGTGAATTCGGTGCGCGGCTGGAGCTCCAGGCCGCCTGA
- a CDS encoding transporter gives MSTAHLSRIFVRLKLSLLRNGLRQSSTRTAAFVASLVVTLLLAAGQLLGLILLRGTDHAASLVVLLTAVLALGWAVMPLFFPSGDETLDPTRLVMLPLRPQPLVFALLAASLVGIGPLFTVCLVVGSAIALAHGAFAVLVAVVAVPLALLVCVALARTVAAGNIRLLTSRKGRDLALLSGLVIAVGIQVVNFGAQRLGESGGLSALDPAAGIVGWIPPASAIAAIGSASDGSYAVALEQLALSVVALFVLLWSWQRSLTKLMTAPDGSTLAAASEPTRKESSTGLHRLLPEGRTSTVMQRSLRYVWRDPKTKAAWVTALAIGLIVPVFNALQGTGSLYFACFAAGMLGIQMYNQFGQDTSAFWMVAQTISSTKDAYAELRARALALLLVTLPYTVLVTVLTAALLGNWRALPEVMGLSFALLGAMLATGAVSSARFPYSIPQDSAYKNVAPGQAGLAWISIFGGMISAAVLCAPVIALTVWMHAANEESSLWVLLPAGAAYGLLIGWAGVRVAAPQTANRLPEILAAVSKG, from the coding sequence GTGAGCACCGCCCACCTCTCGCGGATCTTCGTCCGGCTGAAGCTGTCGCTGCTGCGCAACGGCCTGCGCCAGTCCTCCACCCGGACCGCCGCCTTCGTCGCCTCCCTCGTGGTGACACTGCTCCTCGCCGCCGGGCAGTTGCTCGGACTGATCCTGCTGCGCGGCACCGACCACGCGGCCTCGCTGGTCGTCCTGCTGACGGCCGTCCTGGCGCTCGGCTGGGCCGTGATGCCGCTGTTCTTCCCGAGCGGCGACGAGACGCTCGACCCGACGCGGCTGGTGATGCTGCCGCTGCGGCCGCAGCCGCTGGTCTTCGCACTGCTGGCGGCCTCGCTGGTCGGCATCGGTCCGCTGTTCACCGTCTGTCTGGTGGTGGGGTCGGCGATCGCGCTCGCCCACGGCGCCTTCGCCGTGCTGGTCGCCGTCGTCGCCGTCCCGCTCGCACTGCTGGTGTGCGTGGCCCTGGCCCGTACGGTCGCGGCGGGCAACATCCGGCTGCTGACCTCGCGCAAGGGACGCGACCTGGCGTTGCTGAGCGGACTGGTGATCGCGGTCGGCATCCAGGTCGTCAACTTCGGCGCCCAGCGGCTGGGCGAGTCGGGCGGCCTCTCCGCGCTCGACCCCGCGGCGGGGATCGTCGGGTGGATCCCGCCCGCCTCGGCCATCGCCGCGATCGGCTCCGCGAGCGACGGCTCGTACGCGGTGGCACTGGAACAGCTCGCCCTGTCGGTGGTGGCCCTGTTCGTCCTGCTGTGGTCCTGGCAGCGCAGTCTGACCAAGCTGATGACGGCGCCGGACGGTTCGACCCTCGCGGCGGCATCGGAGCCGACGCGCAAGGAGTCGTCGACCGGTCTGCACCGGCTGCTGCCCGAGGGCCGTACGAGCACGGTGATGCAGCGCAGTCTGCGCTATGTGTGGCGGGACCCGAAGACCAAGGCGGCCTGGGTGACGGCGCTGGCGATCGGTCTGATCGTGCCGGTGTTCAACGCCCTCCAGGGCACCGGCTCCCTGTACTTCGCCTGTTTCGCGGCGGGGATGCTCGGCATCCAGATGTACAACCAGTTCGGCCAGGACACCTCCGCGTTCTGGATGGTGGCGCAGACGATCTCGTCCACGAAGGACGCGTACGCCGAACTCCGCGCCCGGGCCCTGGCGTTGCTGCTGGTCACCCTCCCGTACACGGTCCTGGTCACCGTCCTCACCGCCGCTCTGCTCGGCAACTGGCGGGCGCTGCCCGAGGTCATGGGCCTGTCCTTCGCGCTGCTGGGCGCCATGCTGGCGACCGGCGCCGTGTCGTCGGCCCGCTTCCCGTACTCGATCCCGCAGGACAGCGCGTACAAGAACGTGGCGCCCGGACAGGCCGGGCTGGCCTGGATCTCGATCTTCGGCGGCATGATCTCGGCGGCCGTGCTGTGTGCACCTGTGATCGCTCTGACGGTCTGGATGCACGCGGCGAACGAGGAGTCGAGCCTGTGGGTGCTGCTCCCCGCCGGGGCGGCGTACGGACTGCTGATCGGCTGGGCAGGCGTGCGCGTCGCGGCCCCGCAGACGGCGAACCGGCTGCCGGAGATCCTGGCCGCTGTCAGCAAGGGATGA
- a CDS encoding alpha/beta fold hydrolase, producing MVRRIDVTGADGVRLAAWEFADPPKGSGEPEPAPGVLLLHGLMGRASHWASTARWLSDRHRAVALDQRGHGRSDKPPEGPFTREAYVADAEAAVEQLNLAPVTLIGHSMGALTAWQLAAKRPDLVQALIICDMRASALGAASQREWDDWFRAWPVPFATLADVRRWFGEDDPWVERPTPSRGEFFAEVMAERADGWRPVFSRRQMLKARETWVHDAHWEELAQVQCPTLVVRGLDGELGRAESQEMVRVLPRGEYAEVVDAGHLVHYDQPEGWRSAIEPFLDGVRTP from the coding sequence ATGGTGCGGCGCATCGATGTGACCGGAGCCGATGGCGTACGCCTGGCTGCCTGGGAGTTCGCGGACCCGCCCAAGGGGAGCGGTGAACCGGAGCCCGCGCCGGGGGTCTTACTGCTGCACGGCCTGATGGGCCGCGCGTCCCACTGGGCGTCCACGGCCCGTTGGCTGTCCGACCGGCACCGTGCGGTCGCGCTCGACCAACGGGGCCACGGGCGCAGTGACAAGCCGCCCGAGGGCCCGTTCACCCGTGAGGCGTACGTCGCCGACGCGGAGGCCGCCGTCGAACAGCTGAACCTCGCCCCCGTGACCCTGATCGGTCACTCGATGGGTGCACTCACCGCCTGGCAGCTCGCCGCCAAGCGTCCCGACCTGGTCCAGGCGCTGATCATCTGTGACATGCGGGCGTCGGCGCTCGGGGCGGCGTCGCAGCGGGAGTGGGACGACTGGTTCCGGGCCTGGCCCGTGCCGTTCGCGACGCTCGCCGACGTCCGCAGATGGTTCGGCGAAGACGATCCGTGGGTGGAGCGTCCGACGCCGTCGCGCGGGGAGTTCTTCGCCGAGGTCATGGCGGAACGGGCGGACGGCTGGCGTCCGGTGTTCTCCCGCCGGCAGATGCTCAAGGCCCGGGAGACCTGGGTCCACGACGCGCACTGGGAGGAACTGGCCCAGGTCCAGTGCCCCACCCTGGTGGTGCGCGGCCTCGACGGCGAACTGGGCCGCGCCGAGTCCCAGGAGATGGTCAGGGTGCTGCCGCGCGGGGAGTACGCGGAGGTGGTCGACGCGGGCCACCTGGTGCACTACGACCAGCCGGAGGGCTGGCGCTCGGCGATCGAGCCGTTCCTGGACGGCGTCCGTACGCCCTGA
- a CDS encoding subtilase-type protease inhibitor, producing the protein MRYIRNTIATTAALLLSGAALSTAHAAPAAPTAQPAGANSLYAPSALVLSIGKGEEAATATVERAVTLTCTPRADGSHPAPVAACRELRAVDGEFSALKSSPSHTMCTRQWDPVVVTATGVWQGQHVSWSETYGNRCEMEGSLAEGAVFSF; encoded by the coding sequence ATGCGTTACATCCGCAACACGATCGCCACAACTGCCGCCCTGCTGCTGAGCGGTGCCGCCCTCTCCACCGCGCACGCCGCGCCCGCCGCGCCGACCGCGCAGCCGGCCGGTGCCAACAGCCTCTATGCCCCCTCCGCGCTGGTGCTGAGCATCGGCAAGGGCGAGGAGGCGGCGACCGCGACCGTCGAGCGTGCGGTCACCCTCACTTGTACCCCGCGCGCCGACGGCAGCCACCCGGCGCCGGTCGCCGCGTGCCGTGAACTGCGCGCGGTGGACGGTGAGTTCTCGGCCCTGAAGTCTTCGCCTTCGCACACGATGTGTACGCGCCAGTGGGACCCGGTCGTGGTCACGGCGACCGGCGTGTGGCAGGGACAGCACGTGTCGTGGTCGGAGACCTACGGCAACCGCTGCGAGATGGAGGGCAGCCTCGCCGAGGGTGCGGTCTTCTCCTTCTGA
- a CDS encoding bifunctional DNA primase/polymerase — protein sequence MGVTEAAQIPQQRGEQLLDHAVRYAEERHWDVFPGTWLEAVEGRELCSCGDTGCPFPGAHPARPDWANQATGSAVAARRLWSKTPRASILLPTGRTFDALDVSESAGFLALARLERMDLPLGPVTCTPDRRMLFFVLPGAAPKIPELVRTLGWAPSSIDLVARGEGHYVAAPPTRIGGHGAVQWVRRPTPANRWLPDVDELLSPLAYACGREAAAERARRG from the coding sequence ATGGGAGTCACCGAAGCCGCCCAGATCCCGCAGCAGCGCGGTGAGCAGCTGCTGGACCATGCCGTGCGGTACGCGGAAGAGCGGCACTGGGACGTGTTTCCCGGCACCTGGCTGGAGGCGGTGGAGGGCCGCGAGCTGTGCTCGTGCGGCGACACCGGCTGCCCGTTCCCCGGCGCACACCCGGCGCGGCCTGACTGGGCGAACCAGGCCACCGGCAGCGCGGTCGCCGCTCGCCGGCTGTGGTCGAAGACGCCGAGGGCGTCGATCCTGCTGCCGACGGGCCGTACCTTCGACGCCCTGGACGTCTCCGAGTCGGCTGGCTTCCTGGCCCTCGCCCGGCTGGAGCGGATGGATCTGCCCCTCGGTCCGGTGACCTGCACCCCCGACCGCCGCATGCTCTTCTTCGTCCTGCCGGGCGCGGCCCCCAAGATCCCCGAGCTGGTCCGCACGCTGGGCTGGGCGCCGTCCTCCATCGATCTGGTCGCCCGCGGCGAGGGCCACTACGTCGCCGCCCCGCCCACCAGGATCGGCGGCCACGGCGCGGTGCAGTGGGTCCGCCGCCCCACCCCGGCGAACCGCTGGCTGCCGGACGTGGACGAACTGCTGAGCCCGCTGGCGTACGCCTGCGGCCGCGAGGCGGCGGCGGAGCGCGCCCGACGCGGCTAG
- a CDS encoding SIS domain-containing protein, which produces MSESKLAGQFFDAAIGLLQRVRDEEAENIAASGEAIADAVAAGGRLFAFGAGHSSLAAQDVVYRAGGFALMNLLAVPGVVGVDVMPATLGSALERVDGLAGAVLDSSPARSGDVLVIISLSGRNALPVEMAMNARALGLTVIGVTSVAYAEETRSRHSSDTFLKDHCDIVLDSKIAVGDAELTHEGIEAPFAPASTVVTSALMQATMAAAAERLVEKGIEPPLLRSGNVDGGHEWNGRVMTEYGDRIFFRH; this is translated from the coding sequence ATGAGCGAGAGCAAGCTGGCCGGTCAGTTCTTCGACGCCGCGATCGGTCTGCTGCAGCGCGTACGGGACGAGGAGGCGGAGAACATCGCGGCCTCGGGCGAGGCGATCGCCGACGCCGTCGCCGCCGGGGGCCGGCTGTTCGCCTTCGGCGCCGGGCACTCGTCGCTGGCCGCGCAGGACGTCGTCTACCGCGCCGGCGGATTCGCCCTGATGAACCTGCTGGCCGTGCCCGGAGTCGTCGGTGTCGACGTCATGCCGGCGACGCTCGGCTCCGCCCTGGAGCGCGTGGACGGTCTCGCGGGTGCCGTGCTCGACTCCAGCCCGGCCCGGTCGGGCGACGTCCTCGTGATCATCTCCCTGTCCGGCCGCAACGCGCTGCCCGTCGAGATGGCGATGAACGCGCGGGCGCTCGGGCTCACCGTCATCGGCGTGACCTCGGTCGCGTACGCGGAGGAGACCAGGTCGCGGCACTCCTCGGACACCTTCCTCAAGGACCACTGCGACATCGTTCTCGACTCCAAGATCGCCGTCGGGGACGCGGAGCTCACCCACGAGGGCATCGAGGCGCCGTTCGCCCCCGCGTCGACGGTGGTCACCAGCGCGCTGATGCAGGCGACGATGGCGGCGGCCGCGGAACGGCTGGTCGAAAAGGGGATCGAACCGCCGCTGCTGCGGTCGGGGAACGTGGACGGCGGCCACGAGTGGAACGGCCGGGTGATGACGGAGTACGGCGACCGGATCTTCTTCCGGCACTAG
- a CDS encoding metal-dependent transcriptional regulator has protein sequence MSGLIDTTEMYLRTILELEEEGVVPMRARIAERLDQSGPTVSQTVARMERDGLVTVAGDRHLELTEEGRRLATRVMRKHRLAECLLVDVIGLEWEQVHAEACRWEHVMSEAVERRVLELLRHPTESPYGNPIPGLEELGEKAEADPFLDEGMVSLADLDPGTDGKTVVVRRIGEPIQTDAQLMYTLRRAGVQPGSVVSVTESAGGVLVGSSGEAAELQADVASHVFVAKQ, from the coding sequence ATGTCCGGACTGATCGACACGACGGAGATGTATCTCCGCACCATCCTCGAGCTGGAAGAGGAAGGTGTGGTGCCCATGCGCGCCCGTATCGCCGAACGGCTCGACCAGAGCGGACCCACGGTCAGCCAGACCGTGGCCCGCATGGAGCGGGACGGACTGGTGACGGTCGCCGGCGACCGTCACCTGGAGCTGACCGAGGAGGGCAGGCGGCTGGCGACGCGCGTGATGCGCAAGCACCGGCTCGCGGAGTGTCTGCTCGTCGACGTCATCGGGCTGGAGTGGGAGCAGGTCCACGCGGAGGCCTGTCGCTGGGAGCACGTGATGAGCGAGGCCGTCGAGCGGCGCGTGCTCGAACTGCTGCGCCACCCGACGGAGTCGCCGTACGGCAACCCGATCCCGGGCCTGGAGGAGCTGGGCGAGAAGGCGGAGGCGGACCCGTTCCTCGACGAGGGCATGGTCTCGCTCGCGGACCTCGACCCGGGCACGGACGGCAAGACCGTGGTCGTACGCCGGATCGGCGAGCCGATCCAGACGGACGCCCAGCTGATGTACACGCTGCGACGGGCGGGCGTGCAGCCCGGCTCGGTGGTGAGCGTGACGGAGTCGGCCGGCGGAGTGCTGGTCGGCAGCAGCGGCGAGGCGGCGGAGCTCCAGGCGGACGTGGCGTCGCACGTGTTCGTGGCCAAGCAGTAG
- a CDS encoding ABC transporter substrate-binding protein translates to MTGWRRSSSPRPSWTSRVRAVRIPAVAVMAGTLLVTGCGVLPGSTGGSREPVTVMTFAPQDTKATNMPGMPAMAKAYARWVNSQGGIDGHELRIISCNEQNTPTGAATCARRAAKEGVDAVVGSYSQHGDAFMAPLEAARIPFIGGFGISEEEFTSYLSYPVNGGQAALLAGQGLQLADVCRRVALVRPNSLAGDELPELLNAGLAGASRRASTDILAAEDATDYTPQAEQARTKAGAGAATDDDDRPGCVTAALGDRTETFIDSFRRLPEDDRKIRVSSVLSSVSQSLIDRTGGRNGPLEGAFLTGWYPDAADARWEEMKKVISTHAFGDNRIDPADAGVQTTWIAYTVLKRVVQSLDSDEISPGKISRALDTGVQVSTDGLTPPLRWEYEDMLGVSGFPRLVNRGVTFQVVRDGRLVAQRDNFVDVSKTLTASVTGSD, encoded by the coding sequence ATGACCGGTTGGCGACGTTCCTCCTCCCCCCGCCCCTCATGGACCTCACGGGTTCGCGCCGTACGCATACCTGCGGTGGCAGTGATGGCCGGAACGTTGCTGGTCACCGGGTGCGGCGTGCTCCCTGGAAGCACGGGGGGCTCCAGGGAGCCCGTCACGGTGATGACCTTCGCGCCGCAGGACACCAAGGCCACCAACATGCCCGGCATGCCCGCCATGGCGAAGGCGTACGCCCGCTGGGTCAACTCCCAGGGCGGCATCGACGGCCACGAGCTGCGCATCATCTCCTGCAACGAGCAGAACACTCCCACCGGCGCGGCCACCTGCGCCCGGCGCGCGGCCAAGGAGGGCGTGGACGCCGTCGTCGGCTCCTACAGCCAGCACGGCGACGCCTTCATGGCCCCGCTGGAGGCCGCCCGCATCCCCTTCATCGGCGGCTTCGGGATATCGGAGGAGGAGTTCACCAGCTACCTCTCCTACCCCGTCAACGGCGGTCAGGCCGCTCTGCTGGCCGGCCAGGGTCTTCAGCTCGCGGACGTGTGCCGCCGGGTCGCCCTGGTACGGCCCAACTCGCTGGCCGGCGACGAACTGCCCGAGCTCCTGAACGCCGGCCTCGCCGGGGCCAGCCGCCGCGCCTCGACCGACATCCTGGCGGCGGAGGACGCGACCGACTACACCCCGCAGGCCGAACAGGCCCGCACGAAGGCGGGTGCCGGAGCCGCGACGGACGACGACGACCGCCCCGGCTGCGTCACGGCGGCACTCGGCGACCGCACCGAGACCTTCATCGACTCGTTCCGCCGACTGCCCGAGGACGACCGCAAGATCAGGGTCTCCTCGGTGCTGAGCAGCGTCAGCCAGTCGCTCATCGACCGCACCGGCGGACGCAACGGCCCACTGGAGGGCGCCTTCCTCACGGGCTGGTACCCGGACGCCGCCGACGCGCGCTGGGAGGAGATGAAGAAGGTGATCAGCACCCACGCCTTCGGCGACAACCGGATCGACCCCGCCGACGCCGGCGTGCAGACCACGTGGATCGCCTACACCGTGCTGAAGAGGGTCGTCCAGTCGCTCGACTCGGACGAGATCTCGCCGGGGAAGATCTCCCGCGCCCTCGACACCGGAGTGCAGGTGTCCACGGACGGGCTCACTCCGCCGCTGCGCTGGGAGTACGAGGACATGCTGGGCGTCTCCGGCTTCCCGCGGCTCGTGAACCGGGGCGTGACCTTCCAGGTCGTGCGCGACGGACGGCTGGTGGCACAGCGGGACAACTTCGTGGACGTCTCGAAGACGCTGACGGCGTCGGTGACCGGATCGGACTGA
- the purU gene encoding formyltetrahydrofolate deformylase yields MTDQYVLTLSCPDKQGIVHAVSSYLFITGCNIEDSQQFGDRDTGLFFMRVHFSAEAPVTVEKLRASFAAVGDAFQMDWEIHLAEERMRIVLMVSKFGHCLNDLLFRSRIGALPVEIAAVVSNHTDFAELVASYDVPFHHIPVTKDNKAAAEAQLLSLVHAENVELVVLARYMQVLSDDLCKQLSGRIINIHHSFLPSFKGAKPYHQAHARGVKLIGATAHYVTADLDEGPIIEQEVERVGHEVTPEQLVAVGRDVECQALARAVKWHAEHRILLNGRRTVVFA; encoded by the coding sequence ATGACCGACCAGTACGTCCTGACGCTCTCCTGCCCCGACAAACAGGGCATCGTGCACGCCGTGTCGAGCTATCTGTTCATCACGGGCTGCAACATCGAGGACAGTCAGCAGTTCGGGGACCGGGACACGGGTCTGTTCTTCATGAGGGTCCACTTCTCGGCCGAGGCGCCGGTGACCGTGGAGAAGCTGCGCGCCAGTTTCGCCGCCGTCGGTGACGCCTTCCAGATGGACTGGGAGATCCATCTCGCCGAGGAGCGCATGCGGATCGTCCTGATGGTCAGCAAGTTCGGCCACTGCCTCAACGATCTTCTCTTCCGCTCCCGGATCGGCGCGCTGCCGGTGGAGATCGCGGCGGTCGTCTCCAACCACACGGACTTCGCCGAACTCGTCGCCTCCTACGACGTGCCGTTCCACCACATTCCGGTCACCAAGGACAACAAGGCCGCCGCCGAGGCGCAGCTGCTCAGCCTGGTGCACGCCGAGAACGTCGAGCTGGTCGTGCTCGCCCGCTACATGCAGGTGCTCTCGGACGACCTGTGCAAGCAGCTCAGCGGCCGGATCATCAACATCCACCACTCCTTCCTGCCGAGCTTCAAGGGCGCCAAGCCCTACCACCAGGCGCATGCGCGCGGTGTGAAGCTGATCGGTGCGACCGCGCACTACGTGACGGCCGACCTCGACGAGGGCCCGATCATCGAGCAGGAGGTCGAGCGGGTCGGCCACGAGGTCACCCCGGAGCAGCTGGTGGCGGTCGGACGCGACGTGGAGTGCCAGGCGCTGGCCCGCGCGGTGAAGTGGCACGCCGAACACCGCATCCTGCTCAACGGCCGCCGTACCGTCGTCTTCGCCTGA
- a CDS encoding ABC transporter ATP-binding protein codes for MPDEQVATGADGAAPAVRVEGLWKRFGEQIAVAGIDLTLPAGKFIGLVGPNGAGKTTTLSMVTGLLRPDQGRIEVAGSDVWRDPVEVKARIGVLPEGLRLFERLSGRELLAYSGRLRGLPGEEVDKRAAQLLDVLDLAGSQHKLVVDYSTGMRKKIGLASALLHNPEVLFLDEPFEGVDPVSAQTIRGVLERYTASGATVVFSSHVMELVESLCDWVAVMAAGRIVAQGPLAQVRGDAPSLQSAFLELVGANGRDTAQSLDWLGGGAR; via the coding sequence ATGCCGGACGAGCAGGTGGCGACAGGCGCCGACGGGGCGGCGCCCGCCGTCCGGGTCGAGGGTCTGTGGAAGCGGTTCGGCGAGCAGATCGCCGTCGCCGGCATCGACCTCACCCTCCCCGCCGGGAAATTCATCGGCCTGGTCGGACCGAACGGCGCCGGCAAGACGACCACCCTGTCGATGGTCACCGGGCTGCTCCGCCCCGACCAGGGCCGGATCGAGGTCGCCGGCAGCGACGTCTGGCGCGACCCGGTCGAGGTCAAGGCGCGGATCGGGGTGCTGCCGGAGGGCCTGCGACTGTTCGAGCGTCTCTCCGGGCGTGAACTGCTCGCCTACAGCGGGCGGTTGCGGGGACTGCCGGGCGAGGAGGTCGACAAGCGCGCCGCCCAGCTGCTCGACGTCCTGGATCTCGCCGGCTCGCAGCACAAGCTGGTCGTCGACTACTCGACCGGTATGCGCAAGAAGATCGGGCTGGCGTCCGCTCTGCTGCACAACCCCGAAGTGCTGTTCCTGGACGAGCCGTTCGAGGGCGTCGACCCGGTCTCGGCGCAGACGATCCGCGGGGTACTCGAGCGGTACACCGCCTCGGGGGCGACGGTCGTCTTCTCCAGCCATGTGATGGAGCTCGTGGAGTCGCTGTGCGACTGGGTCGCGGTCATGGCCGCCGGCCGTATCGTCGCCCAGGGGCCGCTCGCGCAGGTACGCGGTGACGCACCCTCCCTCCAGAGCGCGTTCCTGGAGCTGGTCGGGGCGAACGGCCGCGACACCGCGCAGTCGCTGGACTGGCTCGGCGGCGGTGCCCGGTGA
- a CDS encoding SCO4402 family protein, which yields MGDMPPTDMPWWRWRSNVRSALHMLSDPVFHQETWLAGREGYGDVTDAVYRLVEDTWLDNWSAEKYVGTIFRDSNEAALVDVAVLRVLRIMHQVGADAAVAAYMQHHGWPEAVRAARDAHVRLAANDGEDPDAPPRSLDVLRIMTRSA from the coding sequence ATGGGCGACATGCCCCCTACTGACATGCCCTGGTGGCGTTGGCGCAGCAATGTGCGCTCGGCGCTGCACATGCTCTCCGACCCCGTCTTCCATCAGGAGACCTGGCTGGCCGGCCGGGAGGGGTACGGCGATGTCACCGACGCCGTCTACCGGCTGGTCGAGGACACCTGGCTGGACAACTGGTCCGCCGAGAAATACGTCGGCACCATCTTCCGCGACTCCAACGAGGCGGCCCTCGTCGACGTCGCCGTCCTGCGGGTGCTGCGCATCATGCACCAGGTGGGTGCGGACGCCGCCGTCGCCGCCTACATGCAGCACCACGGCTGGCCCGAGGCGGTCCGTGCCGCCCGTGACGCGCACGTACGGCTGGCAGCCAACGACGGCGAGGACCCGGACGCACCGCCGCGCTCGCTGGACGTGCTGCGCATCATGACCCGCTCGGCCTGA